CGTATTTTTCTTTTATTTCCGCCAATTCTTTTTTCAGGATATCCATACGAAGTATTTCATCGGCTAATACCGTTTTATAATACTCTATGGTTTTAAGCAGTTCTTCATATTCTTCCCTGATTTTTTCCCTTTCAAGTCCGGTAAGTCTTTGCAGACGCATATCCAGAATAGCTCTGGCCTGGATCTCCGTGAGGCCGAATGTTTCTATAAGGCCTATTTTGGCTTCTTCCGGAGTACGGGAGCCACGGATAAGGGCAATGACTTCATCAAGGTGGTCGAGGGCAATCAGAAGTCCTTCCAGTATATGTGCACGTTTTTCCGCTTCAGACAGCTCATATTTTGTTTTGCGGATCAGCACTTCATGGCGGTGATCGACATAATGCCTAATGAGATCCTTGAGGTTCAGCATCCTGGGGCGGCCATGAACAAGTGCTATATTGTTAACACTGAAGGATGTTTGCAATGCTGTGTACTGGTAAAGCTTATTCAGTACTACATTGGTGTTGGCATCTTTTTTAAGCTCGTATACAATCCTAAGTCCATTACGGTCAGATTCGTCACGCAGATCGGTAATACCTTCAATTTTCTTTTCATTGATAAGGTCAGCGGTTTTCTTGATCATTTCCGCTTTATTCACCTGATAAGGAATAGATGTAACGATGATCCTTTCTTTTCCGGAGGGTGTTTGATCAATAGTTGACTCGCCCCGGATCACTATCCTTCCGCGCCCTGTTTCACAAGCATCTTTGACCCCCTCATACCCATAGATGATGCCTCCTGTGGGGAAATCAGGTCCTTTGATGAATTTCATCAATTCAGGAATGGTGATTTCGGGATTATTTATATAGGCAATGATCCCATCTACTACTTCTGATATATTATGGGGAGGCATATTGGTGGCCATGCCCACGGCAATACCGGATACCCCGTTTACCAACAGATTGGGTATACGTGAAGGCAGAACCGTCGGTTCTTTCAGGGTATCGTCGAAATTAAGCTGGAAATCAACTGTGTCTTTATCAATATCAGCAAGCATTTCCTCGGCAATCTTTTTCAGCCGTGCTTCGGTATATCGCATGGCAGCCGGGCTGTCTCCGTCGATGGAACCAAAGTTACCCTGTCCATCGACCAGGGGGTAGCGCAACGACCATTCCTGGGCCATCCTTACCATGGCATCGTAAACAGACATGTCACCATGCGGGTGATACTTACCCAGCACCTCCCCTACTATCCTTGCCGATTTTTTATAGGGCCTGTTGGAGAGTACCCCCAGATCCAACATTCCGAATAACACCCTCCTGTGCACCGGCTTCAGCCCGTCCCTGACATCAGGAAGTGCTCTTGACACAATGACAGACATCGAATAATCGATGTATGCCGCTTTCATTTGATTTTCTATATTGACCTTGATGATCTTTTCCCCTTCTTGCATAGCCGTAAAATTATTCA
This genomic window from Bacteroidota bacterium contains:
- a CDS encoding DNA topoisomerase 4 subunit A; protein product: MQEGEKIIKVNIENQMKAAYIDYSMSVIVSRALPDVRDGLKPVHRRVLFGMLDLGVLSNRPYKKSARIVGEVLGKYHPHGDMSVYDAMVRMAQEWSLRYPLVDGQGNFGSIDGDSPAAMRYTEARLKKIAEEMLADIDKDTVDFQLNFDDTLKEPTVLPSRIPNLLVNGVSGIAVGMATNMPPHNISEVVDGIIAYINNPEITIPELMKFIKGPDFPTGGIIYGYEGVKDACETGRGRIVIRGESTIDQTPSGKERIIVTSIPYQVNKAEMIKKTADLINEKKIEGITDLRDESDRNGLRIVYELKKDANTNVVLNKLYQYTALQTSFSVNNIALVHGRPRMLNLKDLIRHYVDHRHEVLIRKTKYELSEAEKRAHILEGLLIALDHLDEVIALIRGSRTPEEAKIGLIETFGLTEIQARAILDMRLQRLTGLEREKIREEYEELLKTIEYYKTVLADEILRMDILKKELAEIKEKY